The Gadus macrocephalus chromosome 13, ASM3116895v1 genome includes a window with the following:
- the LOC132470826 gene encoding cysteine and glycine-rich protein 1-like: MPFGGGNKCGRCQKTVYFAEDVQCEGQSWHKSCFQCMVCNKSLDSTTVAVHVDEIYCKSCYGKKYGPKGYGFGGGAGTLSTDRGEHLGIRHEAPAAHQPTNNPNASKFAQNLPGSDVCPRCSKTVYAAEKVIAGGNSWHKACFRCAKCGKGLESTTVADKDGEIYCKACYGKNFGPKGFGFGQGAGALAYAQ; encoded by the exons ATGCCTTTCGGAGGAGGAAACAAGTGCGGTCGCTGCCAGAAGACGGTCTACTTCGCCGAGGACGTCCAGTGTGAGGGCCAGAGCTGGCACAAGTCCTGCTTCCAGtgca TGGTGTGCAACAAGAGCCTGGACAGCACAACGGTGGCCGTCCACGTGGACGAGATCTACTGCAAGTCCTGCTACGGCAAGAAGTACGGGCCAAAAGGCTACGGGTTCGGGGGCGGAGCCGGGACCCTGAGCACGGACCGCGGCGAGCACCTCGGGATCAGGCATGAAGC cCCAGCTGCCCACCAGCCCACCAACAACCCCAACGCCTCCAAGTTTGCCCAGAACCTGCCGGGCTCGGACGTGTGTCCGCGCTGCAGCAAGACGGTCTACGCCGCCGAGAAGGTCATCGCGGGGGGCAAC TCCTGGCATAAAGCCTGCTTCCGCTGTGCCAAATGTGGCAAGGGGCTGGAGTCCACCACGGTGGCCGACAAAGACGGAGAGATCTACTGCAAAG CATGCTACGGGAAGAACTTTGGCCCCAAGGGATTTGGGTTCGGCCAGGGGGCCGGTGCTCTGGCGTACGCTCAGTGA